The Pseudomonas orientalis genome contains a region encoding:
- a CDS encoding VUT family protein, giving the protein MLFLIAYISSVVLINFAFSTAPHLDVIWSAWGGLVFILRDMVQTRFGHGAIIAMLAALVLSYITSDPSIALASATAFAVSECIDWLVFSITRRPLHDRLWISSALSIPLDTFIFFGLIGALTPAVAGTALASKFAGVTVVWLVMAWRIRRRAIAN; this is encoded by the coding sequence ATGCTCTTTCTGATCGCCTACATCAGCAGCGTCGTGCTGATCAACTTCGCCTTTTCCACCGCCCCGCACCTGGACGTGATCTGGTCCGCCTGGGGTGGCCTGGTCTTCATTCTGCGCGACATGGTGCAAACCCGCTTCGGCCACGGCGCGATCATTGCCATGCTGGCGGCGCTGGTGCTGTCGTATATCACCTCCGACCCGTCCATCGCCCTGGCCAGCGCCACGGCGTTCGCGGTGTCCGAATGCATCGACTGGCTGGTGTTCAGTATCACCCGGCGTCCGCTGCACGACCGCCTGTGGATAAGTTCGGCGCTGAGCATTCCCCTGGATACCTTTATCTTTTTCGGCCTGATCGGCGCGCTGACCCCTGCCGTGGCGGGCACAGCGCTGGCGTCGAAATTCGCCGGTGTCACCGTGGTGTGGCTGGTCATGGCCTGGCGCATCCGCCGGCGCGCCATCGCCAACTGA
- a CDS encoding DUF1289 domain-containing protein has translation MSAVERPVASPCVSICALDEDDICTGCQRNVDEITRWSRMDNAERRLVLGLCHERAVASGLVFMVSGKSGA, from the coding sequence ATGAGTGCGGTTGAACGGCCTGTTGCCTCGCCTTGCGTGAGCATTTGCGCGTTGGACGAGGACGATATCTGCACCGGTTGCCAGCGCAACGTGGATGAGATTACGCGTTGGAGCCGCATGGACAATGCCGAACGCCGGCTGGTGTTGGGGTTGTGTCATGAGCGGGCGGTGGCGAGTGGGTTAGTGTTTATGGTTTCTGGTAAATCCGGCGCCTGA
- a CDS encoding gamma carbonic anhydrase family protein, with protein MKYRLGDARVETHPNSWIAPNATLVGKVKLEEGANVWFNAVLRGDNELILIGKNSNVQDGSVMHTDMGYPLTLGTGVTIGHNAMLHGCTVDDYSLIGINAVILNGAKIGKHCIIGANSLIGEGKEIPDGSLVMGSPGKVVRELTEAQKRMLEASAAHYVHNAQRYARDLVEQEQ; from the coding sequence ATGAAATACCGCCTGGGCGATGCCCGCGTCGAGACGCATCCCAACAGTTGGATAGCACCCAATGCCACGCTGGTGGGCAAGGTCAAGCTGGAGGAGGGCGCCAACGTCTGGTTCAACGCGGTATTGCGTGGCGACAACGAACTGATCCTGATCGGCAAGAACAGCAACGTGCAGGACGGCAGCGTGATGCACACCGACATGGGCTACCCGCTGACCCTCGGCACGGGCGTGACCATCGGCCATAACGCCATGCTGCACGGCTGCACCGTCGATGATTACAGCCTGATCGGCATCAACGCAGTGATCCTCAATGGCGCGAAGATTGGCAAGCACTGCATCATCGGCGCCAATTCGCTGATCGGCGAAGGCAAGGAAATTCCCGATGGCTCCCTGGTGATGGGGTCGCCCGGCAAGGTGGTACGTGAGCTGACCGAAGCGCAGAAACGCATGCTCGAAGCCAGCGCCGCGCACTATGTGCATAACGCGCAGCGGTATGCGCGTGATCTGGTCGAGCAGGAACAATGA
- a CDS encoding CoA pyrophosphatase has protein sequence MLDELLRRVSNHTPHTLETDGRFPEAAVLVPITRSDEPELILTLRASGLSTHGGEVAFPGGRRDPEDPDLIFTALREAEEEIGLPPGLVEVIGPLSPLISLHGIRVTPYVGVVPDYVEYLANDAEIAAVFSVPLDFFRQDPREHTHRIDYQGRSWYVPSYRFGEYKIWGLTAIMIVELINLLYDDAKISLHQPPKSFINI, from the coding sequence ATGCTGGACGAGCTACTTCGCCGGGTAAGCAACCACACCCCCCATACCCTGGAGACCGACGGGCGTTTCCCCGAGGCCGCGGTGCTGGTGCCGATTACCCGCAGTGACGAACCCGAGCTGATCCTGACCCTGCGCGCCAGTGGCCTGTCGACCCATGGCGGCGAAGTGGCCTTCCCCGGCGGGCGCCGTGACCCCGAAGACCCGGACCTCATCTTTACCGCTCTGCGCGAAGCCGAAGAAGAAATCGGCCTGCCGCCGGGGCTGGTCGAGGTCATTGGCCCATTGAGCCCGTTGATCTCCCTGCACGGTATCCGTGTCACGCCCTATGTGGGCGTGGTCCCTGATTACGTCGAGTACCTGGCCAACGACGCCGAAATTGCCGCTGTCTTCAGCGTGCCCCTGGACTTTTTCCGCCAGGACCCACGCGAGCACACCCACCGCATCGACTATCAGGGTCGCAGTTGGTATGTGCCAAGCTACAGGTTCGGCGAATACAAGATCTGGGGCCTGACGGCAATCATGATCGTCGAGCTGATCAACCTGCTCTACGACGACGCCAAGATCAGCCTGCATCAGCCACCCAAGAGCTTCATCAATATCTGA
- a CDS encoding NUDIX hydrolase: MNFCSQCGKPVTQRIPEGDARLRYVCDHCSTIHYQNPNIVAGTVPVWGDKVLLCRRAIEPRLGYWTLPAGFMENGETVEQAAMRETLEEACARVRDLSLYTLINVPHINQVHIFYRAELADLDFAAGIESLEVKLFAEADIPWSELAFRTVGRTLECFFADRAQQLFPVRSESVPPQSKPAQ, encoded by the coding sequence ATGAACTTCTGCAGCCAGTGCGGCAAACCGGTCACCCAACGCATTCCCGAAGGCGACGCGCGCCTGCGCTATGTGTGCGACCACTGTTCGACCATTCATTACCAGAATCCCAATATCGTCGCCGGTACCGTGCCGGTATGGGGCGACAAAGTGCTGCTGTGCCGTCGCGCCATCGAGCCGCGCCTGGGTTACTGGACCCTGCCCGCAGGCTTCATGGAAAACGGCGAAACCGTGGAACAGGCCGCCATGCGCGAGACCCTGGAAGAAGCTTGCGCCCGCGTGCGCGACCTGAGCCTCTACACCTTGATCAACGTGCCGCACATCAATCAGGTGCATATTTTCTATCGCGCCGAGCTGGCCGACCTGGACTTTGCCGCAGGCATCGAAAGCCTGGAGGTGAAGCTGTTCGCCGAGGCCGATATCCCTTGGTCCGAGCTGGCTTTCCGCACGGTCGGGCGTACCTTAGAATGCTTCTTCGCTGACCGTGCGCAACAGCTGTTCCCGGTGCGCAGCGAGTCCGTGCCGCCCCAGTCCAAGCCCGCCCAATAA